A genomic region of Leptotrichia hofstadii contains the following coding sequences:
- a CDS encoding mechanosensitive ion channel family protein — MKIIMEKSNVDKSVASFLISIYSILYYFILIYSSIGILGINISSITTFLGAAGIVLGIAFKETLGNFCGGLIILTFKPFRVGDTIEYNNYIGTVKKIEFFYTKMLNPQNELVIIPNGIITNTEIRNIKQDGERRLDLEIGVSYKSDIQKVKKVLERIVKAETMNEVEETKIKNNLLAKIQNTILEKKEISKINLFSTIFSGEKMKEAEDKASKEMEEEGCKTAENIQNTEISEKSVNKNKKMILASKASIIGVGRLAESAIIFYIYVYTRSENYLALKLKLNEKIKTEFDKAGIEIPYPQMDVHIVKN, encoded by the coding sequence TTGAAAATTATAATGGAAAAGTCAAATGTTGATAAAAGTGTGGCTTCATTTTTGATTTCTATTTATTCTATTCTGTATTATTTTATTCTGATTTATTCTTCTATCGGTATTCTTGGAATTAATATATCTTCTATTACAACTTTTCTAGGGGCAGCTGGGATAGTCTTAGGGATTGCTTTTAAGGAAACGTTGGGTAATTTTTGTGGCGGGCTTATAATTCTTACGTTTAAGCCATTTCGAGTGGGAGACACAATTGAGTATAATAATTATATTGGAACAGTCAAAAAAATTGAATTTTTTTATACAAAAATGTTGAATCCGCAAAATGAGCTTGTGATAATTCCAAATGGAATAATTACAAATACGGAAATTCGGAATATTAAGCAAGATGGGGAACGTAGGCTTGATTTGGAAATCGGTGTCTCATACAAGAGCGATATTCAGAAGGTAAAAAAAGTTTTGGAAAGAATAGTGAAAGCTGAAACGATGAATGAAGTAGAAGAAACTAAAATTAAGAATAACTTGCTTGCAAAAATTCAGAATACAATTTTAGAAAAAAAGGAAATAAGCAAAATCAATCTCTTTTCAACAATTTTTTCTGGGGAAAAAATGAAAGAAGCTGAAGATAAGGCAAGTAAGGAAATGGAGGAGGAAGGTTGTAAAACTGCTGAGAACATACAAAATACTGAAATATCTGAAAAAAGTGTAAATAAAAATAAAAAAATGATTTTGGCTTCAAAGGCTTCTATTATTGGAGTTGGGCGATTAGCTGAGTCTGCGATAATTTTCTACATCTATGTTTATACACGTTCAGAAAATTATTTAGCTTTAAAGTTAAAATTAAATGAAAAAATTAAGACCGAGTTTGACAAGGCTGGAATTGAAATACCTTATCCGCAAATGGATGTGCATATAGTAAAGAATTAA
- a CDS encoding class I SAM-dependent methyltransferase yields the protein MENKNTYNELLYKSNPFHYTAPALLEAYGRLYGLTPKDSRKARVLELGSSFGGNIISQALYNPEAEFIGVDLTAEQVKKGNEVIEKIGLQNIKLIEKNILDINEDFGKFDYIIVHGVFSWVPDNVKEKIIKICNENLTEEGIAYISYNTYPGWKEPDKVREMMLYANKYFPNVTQGDKVQRGKAFLSIVAEQMKSYTDISEKKGDFIRHIEEVIGMQDYYVGHEQLENINDPMYLHEFVDMLQKENLEYVSDIGLRLSISGVYTDSTIEKLQQLSQGNHVIKEQCLDFILDTKFRRAVICKKSQADKLNFSEIFPNEILDSFKYRLDYTKEELETLNEENVKLIMLHLAETTDKSFTVEEAMEFWNKNSKLKKGEKEEKAAEVIMNLRKFILNSMINSKIKFLNYEIERVPYKANNVYIPEKIRNYLRTLIVGEGAGLIGIGNSRNEVVNELTDVDVIVADILSEPKTEKKAIKELSETTIYRILDDGKRIQITADEYFPESIKKFEYLGYFAKK from the coding sequence ATGGAAAATAAAAATACCTATAACGAACTACTTTATAAATCAAACCCGTTTCATTATACAGCTCCAGCATTACTAGAAGCTTATGGACGTTTGTATGGATTAACGCCAAAAGACTCAAGAAAAGCTAGAGTCTTGGAGTTGGGGTCATCATTTGGAGGAAATATTATATCACAGGCATTGTATAATCCTGAAGCTGAATTTATTGGAGTTGATTTAACAGCGGAACAAGTAAAAAAAGGAAATGAGGTTATTGAAAAAATTGGATTACAAAACATTAAGTTAATTGAAAAAAATATTTTGGATATAAATGAGGATTTTGGAAAATTTGATTATATTATTGTTCATGGTGTATTTTCATGGGTTCCTGATAATGTGAAAGAAAAAATTATTAAGATTTGTAATGAAAATTTGACTGAAGAAGGTATTGCGTATATTTCATATAATACATATCCTGGATGGAAAGAACCTGATAAAGTTAGAGAAATGATGCTTTATGCTAACAAATATTTTCCTAATGTAACACAGGGGGATAAAGTTCAAAGAGGGAAAGCGTTTCTTTCGATAGTAGCCGAACAAATGAAGAGTTATACAGATATTTCAGAGAAAAAAGGAGATTTTATAAGACATATAGAAGAAGTTATAGGAATGCAGGATTATTATGTAGGTCATGAACAGTTGGAAAATATTAACGATCCAATGTATTTACATGAATTTGTAGATATGCTTCAAAAAGAAAATTTGGAATATGTGTCGGATATTGGATTAAGGTTATCCATTTCTGGAGTTTATACTGATAGTACAATAGAAAAATTACAACAATTATCACAAGGTAATCATGTAATAAAAGAACAATGTCTTGATTTTATATTGGATACAAAGTTTAGAAGAGCAGTAATTTGTAAAAAAAGTCAAGCAGACAAACTTAATTTTTCTGAAATATTTCCAAACGAAATTTTAGATTCATTTAAATACAGATTAGATTACACAAAGGAAGAATTAGAAACATTAAATGAGGAAAATGTAAAATTAATAATGTTGCATTTAGCTGAAACTACAGATAAAAGCTTTACAGTTGAGGAAGCAATGGAATTTTGGAACAAAAATTCCAAGTTAAAAAAAGGGGAAAAAGAAGAAAAAGCAGCTGAAGTTATAATGAATCTAAGAAAATTTATTTTAAATAGCATGATTAATTCAAAAATTAAATTTTTGAATTATGAAATCGAACGAGTTCCATATAAAGCAAATAATGTTTATATACCAGAAAAAATCAGAAATTATTTAAGAACGTTAATTGTTGGAGAAGGAGCAGGTTTAATAGGTATAGGTAATTCTAGAAATGAAGTTGTTAATGAGTTGACAGATGTAGATGTAATTGTTGCAGATATTTTGTCAGAACCTAAAACAGAAAAAAAAGCTATAAAAGAATTATCAGAAACTACTATATATAGAATTTTAGATGATGGAAAAAGAATTCAAATAACTGCTGATGAATATTTTCCTGAAAGTATAAAAAAATTTGAATATTTAGGGTATTTTGCTAAAAAGTAA
- the trmB gene encoding tRNA (guanosine(46)-N7)-methyltransferase TrmB, which translates to MENNNKIEIIGKNGQKIKITEAEQERRNKIKKVNDELKKINAEKSKIINEKEIWKYFFEKPKKNYNKYMYEMLEFPEYLMYNNKDVDEYCGKWNEFFQNNNDIYLEIGCGSGNFTVKNAQKFKDRNYIALELRFKRLVLGAKKSKKRNLSNILFIRKRAETILDFIGENEIAGVYINFPDPWEGEEKKRVINESLFARLDIIMKSGGVLFFKTDHEQYYEDVLELVDRLANYETVYHTRDLHNSEKSDENIKTEFEEMFLSKHSMNIKYIEIKKVK; encoded by the coding sequence ATGGAGAATAATAATAAAATTGAAATTATTGGGAAAAATGGACAAAAAATAAAGATTACAGAAGCTGAACAGGAACGAAGAAATAAAATAAAGAAAGTGAATGATGAACTTAAAAAAATTAATGCTGAGAAAAGTAAAATTATAAATGAAAAGGAAATTTGGAAATATTTTTTTGAAAAGCCAAAAAAAAATTATAACAAATATATGTATGAAATGCTTGAATTTCCTGAGTATTTGATGTATAATAATAAAGATGTTGATGAATACTGTGGAAAATGGAATGAATTTTTTCAAAACAATAATGATATTTATTTAGAAATTGGTTGCGGAAGTGGAAATTTTACCGTTAAAAATGCACAAAAATTTAAAGATAGAAATTATATCGCTTTGGAATTACGGTTTAAAAGACTTGTTCTGGGAGCTAAAAAATCTAAAAAAAGAAATTTGAGTAATATTCTGTTTATAAGGAAAAGAGCAGAAACCATACTGGATTTTATTGGAGAAAATGAGATAGCAGGAGTTTACATCAATTTTCCTGATCCTTGGGAAGGCGAGGAGAAGAAAAGGGTAATAAATGAAAGCTTGTTTGCAAGGCTTGACATTATAATGAAATCTGGTGGAGTGCTGTTTTTCAAGACCGATCATGAGCAGTATTATGAAGATGTCCTGGAATTGGTGGACAGGCTTGCCAATTATGAAACTGTCTATCATACGAGAGATTTGCATAATTCAGAAAAATCGGATGAAAATATCAAAACTGAATTTGAGGAAATGTTCTTGAGCAAGCATAGCATGAATATCAAGTATATCGAAATAAAAAAAGTTAAATAA
- a CDS encoding 3-deoxy-D-manno-octulosonic acid transferase: MENNKFLNNNEKAILVHFSSVGEFNLSKELIEKILQARKGEKNQKVILSVMTDTGFSAVSKIYSEDKNVKIFYFPLDDFFAMKKIYKKYKIEKTIVVETEIWPNLYYFAQKNGQLFIVNGRLTEKKLKSYLKFGWLIRKTLNCATKIMVQSIPDKERYERLGIDKNKIKVYKNLKYSIKYNKISNEQKKYYFDTIINKNKKVIVCGSTRPNEEKIWLEVFKMINIDNEYQLVLVPRHLERLGEIENIILEKFSKDDYSLITQIEKEKINFKTQDWKKIIVVDKMGVLTDFYQLADFVFVGGTLVDIGGHSILEPLYYGKKPIIGEYFQNIEEIVKDAKELGFVEIVKNKDEIIEYLKKSENIDTREFFEKNNEIDKILNEIY, from the coding sequence ATGGAAAATAACAAATTCCTAAACAATAATGAAAAAGCAATACTTGTTCATTTCTCATCAGTTGGAGAATTTAATTTATCAAAAGAATTAATTGAAAAAATATTACAAGCCAGGAAAGGTGAGAAAAATCAAAAGGTGATACTTTCTGTTATGACAGATACTGGATTTTCTGCAGTTAGTAAAATATATTCTGAAGATAAAAATGTAAAAATATTTTATTTTCCACTTGATGATTTTTTTGCAATGAAAAAAATTTATAAAAAATATAAAATAGAAAAAACAATAGTTGTGGAAACTGAAATTTGGCCAAATTTGTATTATTTTGCTCAAAAAAATGGTCAATTATTTATCGTAAATGGAAGGCTGACCGAAAAGAAATTGAAGTCGTATTTAAAATTTGGATGGCTTATAAGAAAAACATTAAATTGTGCTACGAAAATAATGGTCCAAAGTATTCCAGACAAGGAAAGATATGAAAGGCTGGGAATTGATAAAAATAAAATTAAAGTTTACAAGAATTTAAAATATTCAATTAAATATAATAAAATTTCTAACGAACAGAAAAAATATTATTTTGATACAATTATAAATAAAAATAAGAAAGTAATCGTGTGTGGAAGTACGCGTCCTAATGAGGAAAAAATCTGGCTTGAGGTCTTTAAGATGATAAATATTGATAATGAATATCAATTAGTGCTAGTTCCTAGACATCTGGAGAGACTTGGCGAAATTGAGAATATTATTTTGGAAAAGTTTTCAAAAGATGATTATTCATTAATTACACAAATTGAAAAAGAAAAAATAAATTTTAAAACTCAAGATTGGAAAAAAATAATTGTAGTTGATAAAATGGGAGTCTTGACAGATTTTTATCAGCTAGCAGATTTTGTTTTTGTTGGCGGGACACTTGTTGACATTGGAGGGCATTCTATTCTAGAGCCGTTGTATTATGGGAAAAAGCCAATTATTGGTGAATATTTTCAGAATATAGAAGAAATAGTAAAAGATGCCAAAGAACTAGGATTTGTGGAAATTGTAAAAAATAAGGATGAAATTATTGAATATTTGAAAAAATCTGAAAATATTGACACAAGAGAGTTTTTTGAAAAAAATAATGAGATTGATAAAATATTGAACGAAATATATTAG
- a CDS encoding HU family DNA-binding protein, with the protein MSKKEFVDAYAKATGETKKRSEELVNQFLETVEKTLLNGDSVQFVGWGTFEVKERAARTGINPQTKKEIKIPAKKVVKFKVGKKLADSVAEGK; encoded by the coding sequence ATGTCAAAAAAAGAATTTGTAGATGCTTACGCAAAAGCAACTGGAGAAACTAAAAAAAGATCTGAAGAATTGGTAAACCAATTTTTAGAAACAGTTGAAAAAACTTTATTAAACGGAGATTCAGTTCAATTTGTTGGATGGGGAACATTTGAAGTAAAAGAAAGAGCAGCAAGAACAGGAATTAATCCGCAAACTAAAAAAGAAATTAAAATACCTGCAAAAAAAGTTGTTAAGTTTAAAGTAGGTAAAAAATTAGCTGACAGCGTAGCAGAAGGAAAATAA
- the cmk gene encoding (d)CMP kinase produces MIIAIDGPAGSGKSTIAKLIAEDLELVYLDTGAMYRLVTLKALNDGILGNLDKIIKMLDNLNIDIKENGFYLDDIDVSEEIRKPVVSENVSDIAAIREVREKMVDLQRKFSESKNVILDGRDIGTVVFPNADVKIFLVADAKERANRRYKELVAKGENVRIEEIYENILKRDEIDSTRKESPLKKADNAIEVDTTSKNIEEVKNEILNIINYLNT; encoded by the coding sequence ATGATAATTGCTATTGATGGTCCTGCTGGAAGCGGGAAAAGTACCATCGCAAAATTGATTGCTGAGGATCTGGAACTTGTTTATCTTGATACAGGGGCAATGTATAGGCTTGTTACGTTAAAGGCTTTAAATGATGGGATTTTGGGTAATTTAGACAAAATTATAAAAATGCTGGATAATTTGAACATTGATATTAAAGAAAATGGCTTTTATTTGGATGATATTGATGTAAGCGAGGAAATTAGAAAGCCTGTTGTTTCGGAAAATGTATCTGATATTGCGGCGATACGTGAGGTTCGTGAGAAAATGGTGGATTTACAGAGAAAATTTTCAGAATCGAAAAATGTTATTCTGGATGGACGCGATATTGGAACAGTTGTTTTTCCAAATGCAGATGTAAAAATATTTTTGGTGGCAGATGCGAAGGAAAGGGCAAATAGACGATACAAGGAACTTGTTGCAAAAGGCGAAAATGTTAGAATTGAAGAAATTTATGAAAATATTTTGAAAAGGGACGAAATTGATTCTACAAGAAAAGAAAGTCCATTAAAAAAAGCGGATAACGCAATTGAAGTGGATACAACTTCTAAAAATATTGAGGAAGTAAAAAATGAAATTTTGAATATAATTAATTATTTGAATACTTAA
- the prmA gene encoding 50S ribosomal protein L11 methyltransferase: MKWIKVKVDYFSDNLEETKTKLVNMFDEIGIKQIEVIDYFSENVLDYNANFSLKNEVWSIIGYIVDNRFANTKLNIIFNNLKEFQNSDAEFMYEIYTAKCNDEDWQDEWKKYFHTVNITDNIVIKPSWDKYEQENNEIVIEIDPGLAFGTGTHETTSLCVEFLEKYCKSKKKLLDIGCGSGILMLIGKKLGVKKVVGIDIDEKVRDVVLENFSKNDINDNFEVIIGNLVDDVREKYDLVVSNILVDVLEKLLEDIEKTLEKGATVIFSGILSEKEETFVKKAENYNLEQIDRKEKNNWVSLVFKYKN; this comes from the coding sequence ATGAAATGGATAAAAGTAAAAGTAGATTATTTTTCAGATAATTTAGAAGAAACGAAGACAAAATTAGTAAATATGTTTGATGAAATTGGAATTAAACAGATAGAAGTTATTGATTATTTTTCTGAAAATGTACTTGATTATAATGCTAATTTTTCTCTAAAAAATGAGGTTTGGAGTATTATTGGATATATTGTTGACAATAGATTTGCAAATACAAAATTAAATATTATTTTTAATAATTTAAAAGAATTTCAGAACTCAGATGCAGAGTTTATGTATGAAATTTATACAGCTAAATGTAATGACGAAGACTGGCAAGATGAATGGAAAAAATATTTTCACACTGTAAACATAACTGACAATATTGTTATAAAACCAAGTTGGGATAAGTATGAACAAGAAAATAATGAAATTGTAATTGAAATTGATCCAGGTCTTGCTTTTGGGACAGGTACACATGAAACGACATCGTTGTGTGTGGAGTTTTTGGAAAAATATTGCAAAAGTAAAAAGAAATTACTGGATATAGGATGTGGTTCAGGTATTTTAATGTTAATTGGGAAAAAATTAGGGGTTAAGAAAGTTGTTGGAATTGATATTGATGAAAAAGTTCGAGATGTGGTTTTAGAAAATTTTTCTAAAAATGATATAAATGATAATTTTGAAGTGATAATTGGAAATTTGGTAGATGATGTCAGAGAAAAATATGATTTAGTTGTGTCAAATATTTTGGTGGATGTTTTGGAAAAATTGCTTGAAGATATAGAAAAAACTCTAGAAAAAGGTGCAACTGTTATTTTTTCTGGAATTTTGAGCGAAAAAGAAGAGACATTTGTGAAAAAGGCTGAGAATTATAATTTAGAACAAATTGACAGAAAAGAAAAAAATAACTGGGTGTCACTCGTTTTTAAATATAAAAACTAA
- a CDS encoding TIGR00282 family metallophosphoesterase, producing MKFLIIGDIVGKPGRTTLFKYLEKRRQNYDFIIVNGENSAGGFGINVKIAKEMFERGADVITLGNHSWDKREIYAYINEQRNLIRPINYTKEAPGNGYTIVEKNGVKVAVINAQCKVFMPPIACPFLAVEEVLPKIKEETDIIILDFHGEATSEKQAMGWNLSGKVSAVYGTHTHTQTADERILPGGTAYISDIGMTGGHDGILGMNRRESIQRFKDGMPTRYSVCEENLRINGIELEVNEKTGKAVSIKRLNMGYDEI from the coding sequence ATGAAATTTTTAATAATTGGTGATATTGTCGGTAAACCAGGCAGAACTACATTGTTTAAATACTTGGAAAAACGAAGACAGAATTATGACTTTATCATTGTAAATGGAGAAAATTCAGCTGGTGGATTTGGAATAAATGTAAAGATTGCAAAGGAAATGTTTGAGCGAGGAGCAGATGTTATCACTCTTGGAAATCATAGCTGGGATAAAAGGGAAATTTACGCTTATATCAATGAGCAAAGAAATCTGATTAGACCAATAAATTATACGAAGGAAGCACCAGGAAACGGTTATACAATTGTTGAAAAAAATGGAGTGAAAGTGGCAGTTATAAATGCACAATGCAAAGTATTCATGCCTCCGATTGCTTGCCCATTTTTGGCAGTAGAGGAAGTTTTACCGAAGATTAAGGAAGAAACGGATATCATTATTCTTGATTTTCATGGAGAAGCTACTTCAGAAAAGCAGGCAATGGGATGGAATCTGTCTGGGAAAGTGTCGGCAGTTTACGGAACACATACACATACACAGACGGCAGATGAGAGAATTTTACCTGGAGGAACTGCCTATATTTCAGATATAGGGATGACTGGAGGACATGATGGTATTCTGGGAATGAATAGAAGGGAAAGTATACAAAGATTTAAGGATGGAATGCCAACAAGATACTCTGTATGTGAAGAAAATTTAAGAATTAATGGTATTGAACTGGAAGTAAATGAAAAGACTGGCAAGGCAGTATCAATTAAACGTTTAAATATGGGATATGACGAAATATAA
- the rny gene encoding ribonuclease Y, producing the protein MSISITVLLIVIFSFLTFFIAYFFGSSIFKKKYGDLNELELKIVDAKRRLETSKKEVEREIESFRKEETLKVKEELLNEKKIADDEIKKMKSELATKEERIAKKEETLETKMERLEEREAKNEKYREKLFRREKELEEMIANEEKELERISELTQEDARKIILTKLENELDHDKAVLIRDYEHNLDRDKDRISKRIISTAIGKAASDYVVDSTISVIQLPNEEMKGRIIGREGRNIRAIEAATGVDLIIDDTPEAVVLSSFDGVRREVAKIALEKLISDGRIHPTKIEEVVVKAQHEVDESILDAAEQAILEVGIPTLPREVLKVFGRLKFRTSFGQNILQHSIEVAHIASALAAEIGANVDIAKRAALLHDIGKAFSHEQEGSHALNGGEFLRKFSKESEIVINAVEAHHNEVEQLSIEAVLVQAADSISASRPGARRETLSNYLKRLEQLEEIANSHEGIESSYAIQAGRELRLIVHPDNIDDDKATILARDVAKEIEEKMQYPGQIKVTVIRETRAVEYAK; encoded by the coding sequence ATGAGCATATCAATAACGGTTTTGTTGATTGTTATTTTTTCTTTTTTAACTTTTTTTATAGCTTATTTTTTTGGGAGTTCAATTTTTAAGAAAAAATACGGAGATTTGAACGAACTGGAATTAAAAATCGTTGATGCTAAAAGAAGACTTGAGACATCAAAAAAAGAAGTTGAAAGAGAAATTGAATCGTTTAGAAAAGAAGAAACACTAAAAGTAAAAGAAGAATTGTTAAATGAGAAAAAAATAGCAGATGACGAAATAAAGAAAATGAAATCAGAACTTGCTACAAAAGAAGAAAGAATTGCCAAAAAAGAAGAAACTTTAGAAACAAAAATGGAACGGCTGGAAGAAAGAGAAGCTAAAAATGAGAAATACCGTGAAAAATTGTTCCGAAGAGAAAAAGAACTCGAAGAAATGATTGCAAATGAAGAAAAAGAGCTGGAAAGAATTTCAGAACTGACACAGGAAGATGCAAGAAAAATCATTTTAACCAAGCTGGAAAATGAACTGGATCATGATAAAGCTGTATTAATAAGAGATTATGAGCATAATTTGGACAGGGATAAAGACAGGATTTCCAAAAGGATTATTTCAACTGCAATTGGAAAAGCGGCTTCAGATTATGTTGTAGATTCTACAATTTCAGTTATTCAGCTGCCAAATGAAGAAATGAAAGGTAGAATTATTGGACGTGAAGGAAGAAATATAAGAGCTATTGAAGCTGCAACGGGAGTTGATTTAATAATCGACGATACCCCTGAAGCAGTTGTACTGTCTTCTTTTGATGGCGTAAGAAGAGAGGTAGCTAAAATTGCGCTTGAAAAATTGATTTCAGACGGACGAATTCATCCTACAAAAATAGAGGAAGTTGTAGTAAAAGCACAGCATGAAGTGGACGAAAGCATTCTGGACGCGGCAGAACAGGCTATTTTAGAAGTGGGTATTCCAACATTGCCACGTGAAGTATTAAAAGTATTTGGACGTTTGAAATTCAGAACATCTTTCGGGCAAAATATTTTACAGCATTCTATAGAAGTAGCCCATATAGCATCAGCTTTAGCCGCAGAAATAGGAGCAAATGTTGATATTGCTAAAAGAGCCGCATTGCTGCATGATATTGGAAAAGCCTTTTCACACGAGCAGGAAGGTTCTCACGCCTTAAACGGTGGAGAATTTTTAAGAAAATTTTCAAAAGAAAGTGAAATTGTAATAAATGCTGTAGAAGCTCACCATAATGAAGTTGAGCAGTTAAGCATAGAAGCTGTATTAGTACAAGCGGCCGATTCTATTTCAGCATCAAGACCAGGAGCAAGACGTGAAACATTATCAAATTATTTAAAACGTCTGGAACAATTGGAAGAAATTGCTAATAGCCATGAAGGAATTGAAAGTTCGTATGCGATTCAGGCTGGTAGAGAACTAAGATTAATTGTTCATCCAGATAATATTGATGATGATAAAGCTACGATACTTGCTAGAGATGTAGCAAAAGAAATTGAAGAAAAGATGCAATATCCAGGACAGATAAAAGTTACGGTTATTAGAGAAACTAGAGCTGTAGAATATGCAAAATAA
- a CDS encoding lysophospholipid acyltransferase family protein, which translates to MKYKISEEITGFFVILLKKILSIFSLKTRYRIFEGFGIAAYYLIKKRRMLAIDNIKNAFPEKNDKDIEKIAKESYKTMGKMIMTSIFLEEVTRDGNTVVENEELMRQACENNEKAVLIVSLHLGGFEAGSRMRDIRKFYAVFRNQKNRKINDLMSKWREKGGLNSLPLHDSDALRSAINEKSIIALASDHYGKDVDVTFFERETTGVAGPVLLSMKHKIPVVLAYAIFDGDVIRVKNKKIIEIEKQAKLKETMQYNMQKIYHEFEEIIREYPEQYMWQHKRWRNKKK; encoded by the coding sequence ATGAAATATAAAATAAGTGAAGAAATAACAGGCTTTTTTGTTATTTTATTAAAAAAGATTTTGTCAATTTTTTCTCTTAAAACTAGGTATAGAATTTTTGAAGGTTTTGGGATAGCGGCATATTACCTTATAAAAAAGAGACGGATGCTGGCAATAGATAATATAAAAAATGCTTTTCCTGAAAAAAATGATAAAGACATTGAGAAAATTGCAAAAGAATCATATAAGACGATGGGAAAAATGATTATGACTTCTATTTTTTTGGAAGAGGTTACACGAGATGGAAATACTGTTGTAGAAAATGAGGAGCTGATGAGACAGGCTTGTGAAAATAATGAAAAGGCTGTTTTGATTGTTTCGCTTCACCTCGGGGGATTTGAAGCTGGAAGCAGAATGAGGGACATTAGAAAGTTTTATGCAGTATTTAGAAATCAGAAAAATAGAAAAATAAATGACTTGATGTCAAAATGGCGTGAAAAAGGAGGGCTTAATTCATTACCATTGCATGATAGTGATGCACTAAGAAGTGCCATAAATGAAAAATCAATTATTGCTCTTGCCTCAGATCATTATGGAAAAGATGTGGATGTAACTTTTTTTGAAAGAGAAACAACAGGGGTAGCAGGACCTGTGCTACTTTCAATGAAACATAAGATACCGGTAGTGCTGGCTTATGCTATATTTGACGGGGATGTAATCCGTGTTAAGAATAAAAAAATTATTGAAATTGAAAAACAGGCAAAGCTGAAGGAAACAATGCAGTATAATATGCAAAAAATTTACCATGAATTTGAAGAAATTATCAGGGAGTATCCAGAACAGTACATGTGGCAGCATAAGAGATGGAGAAATAAGAAAAAATAG
- the rpsO gene encoding 30S ribosomal protein S15 has translation MALKPKKEIIEAYGKNAQDTGSAEVQVALLTDRISHLTAHLKTHPKDVHSRVGLLKMVGKRRRLLNYIKNRNVDDYRSLIEKLGIRK, from the coding sequence ATGGCATTAAAACCAAAAAAAGAAATTATTGAAGCATACGGAAAAAATGCTCAAGATACAGGATCTGCTGAAGTACAAGTTGCACTTCTTACAGATAGAATCAGTCATTTAACAGCACACTTGAAAACACATCCTAAAGATGTTCACTCAAGAGTAGGATTATTAAAAATGGTTGGTAAAAGAAGAAGACTATTAAACTACATTAAAAATAGAAATGTTGATGATTACAGATCATTAATTGAAAAATTAGGAATTAGAAAATAG
- a CDS encoding TlpA family protein disulfide reductase, whose product MKKIILMMSLLLLFAVSCGGSKEFSVDVDGKGKIPSFELKELNSNKTVNAEKLMNNGKKTLFIVAAEWCPHCKEELPEVQRFYDANKDKINVVVVFSNSQTDLGKTRTYVKDNEYTFPAYYDESGSIARGFAVEGFPYNLKINNGKVEEKLELPVDFDSLTASFAK is encoded by the coding sequence ATGAAAAAAATAATTTTAATGATGTCGTTACTTCTGTTATTTGCAGTATCTTGCGGAGGTTCAAAGGAATTTAGTGTTGATGTGGATGGCAAAGGGAAGATACCTAGCTTTGAATTAAAGGAGCTAAACAGCAATAAAACTGTTAATGCCGAAAAATTAATGAACAATGGTAAAAAAACGCTGTTTATTGTAGCTGCTGAATGGTGTCCACATTGTAAGGAAGAGCTGCCTGAAGTTCAAAGATTTTATGATGCAAATAAGGATAAAATCAACGTAGTTGTAGTATTTTCAAATTCCCAGACTGATTTAGGGAAAACACGGACTTATGTAAAGGATAATGAATACACATTCCCAGCCTACTATGATGAAAGCGGTTCGATTGCACGTGGGTTTGCAGTTGAAGGATTTCCGTACAATTTAAAAATAAACAATGGTAAAGTTGAAGAAAAGCTTGAGTTGCCAGTTGACTTTGATTCATTAACAGCTTCGTTTGCAAAATAG